DNA sequence from the Flavobacteriales bacterium genome:
CCACTAGCGCAGATGGTACTACGTAAGTGGGAGAGTATGTCGCCGCCATTCTTACAAAAAGAAACCCTTTCTAGAAATAGAAAGGGTTTTTTTGTGCCTTTTTTTGGGGGAAGTAGTGGGTTTTTGATAGAACAAAAATGCATTTCGAAGAATATTTTTTCAATGGAAAGATAATAGAGCAATTAAAGAAGAGTTTATTTTCTTAAAGAAATCGAATACAATAATCATAGAATTAGATAATATGGTCTTAAAAAAGGATCTATATACTAGAGAAAACTTGAAATACAAAGTTCTTAAAATCAGACTTTATCACTAGATAAAGTGGAATACAAATTAATACTTAAGGAAACCGATTTTCAATAAATAGAGCAACAATAATGGTTTATTTTTTTAAAAAGGTAATTGCATGAAATTAAGTAATTTATATTAGTCTTAATTTTATATATTAGTAAATGAATTTAGTCATATAAAAAAAAGTTCACGAGCGACATATGTATATCGAAATTTCACAGTTTTGAATACCCTATTACGCCTAGCTTAAATCAATGTAACTAATAAAAACATGAATATGTACAAAACAATTCTGAGTATAATTGCTATTGGTTTAATAGTCTTTTTACCACACGCTGAACTCATTCCATTTTTTGGGTACAGTATCCCTATTCTATTTTTCGTTTGGTTCGTTTTAAAATATTCCCAAGAGACTTTTTCAAATATAGGATTTAGTCTTAAACTGTTTAAATCAAATTCAATTTTAATTGGAGGACTTGTTGCTGTTCTGATATTGACATTTATGCAGTTAATTTTTCATCCTGTTTTGGAGATGTTTGTGTCACTGGAATACAATGATGCAGGGCTAAATGATACGATTCAAGGTGGGAAATTAGAATTCTTTATTATGGTTGTTATGGGATGGCTGATTGGGGGATTTTATGAAGAAATTGTTTTTCATGGATTCATTTTTACACGTTTGGAAAAGCTGTTTAAAGGGAAATATTCCTCCTATTTAAGTTTTGTCATAACCAGTGTTATTTTTGGTGTTTATCATATCCAGCTTGGTGCTTCGGGTCTTATTAATGCACTTGTAGTAGGAGCTGTATATTTGGCTCTTTTCTTATATTTTAAAAGAAATCTTTGGTATTCAATAATTTGCCATGGTTTTTATAATACTATGGTAATGACCTTGATTTATTATGATTACCTATAAGTAAAAAGCTAAATAACGAGTGTTTGATAAAAGGAATGTATGAACTATGATCATTTCTTACTTTCGATAAAAACAAATTAAAATGAAAAGTTCTGTTTTATATACGATTATAATTGTGTTTACAAGTGTGCTTAATACGAATGCTCAGGATCAAATGGGAGAATTATTTGATTTTACTGGGGTTCCTATGAATGGTTATTTCGACCCCATTTCCTATGCTCCTCAGAATCTAATCCTATTTTCTCCTCCCGAAGAGATGTTTAGAAAGGGGTATTATTATCAATCTAATGGAAAGAAAGTAGAGGGTTATTTTATAAGAAAGAAGAAAAAATTTGTTTATACCGAATTACTAGGTAACGATCAATTTGCTGTGAAATTTAAGGCGAAAAAAATTAAAAACTTTGTGATTGGGATCGATTCTTTTTTTGCCATTAATAATTACGAAAATAATTCCAGAATCGTCAAATCATCTTGTTTTGTAGAATTGATTTCAGAGGTTAATGGAGATCAATTTGTCAGATTTCCTATTACGAATAATACGGTGTTTAAATATTCCTATCTGGCTAAAAAGAAAGATGAAACAGTGTATTATCAGTTAAATAGTTTTTTGGAGGATAAAGAAATAGCGAAAAAGTTTTTTGGTCAAAACCAACAGCTTACACAAGAAATATTCGATGAAGAATATGAATCTAAAGATTTGTATAAGATTATAAAGAAGTTTACTTATCTCCATAAGGCTAAAAATGGAATTCCCATTTATTTTAATGAATTTTGGAAGGAGGTAAATAGTCCACATTTGGCAAAATACCAAGGATATTTAAAAGAGAATAATCAAGACAAATGGGTGATTGATTTTTATGAGAACGAAGAAAAATTATACCGTGCTACGTTCTTGAAGCAAATACCTTTAGTAAAAGATGGAACGTTTGAGGCTTATTACGCAGAAGGGTCACTAAAAAAAACAATTGAATATGAAGATAATATTCCTAGTGTTGTAAAAACGTATTTTAGGAATGGCGATTTGCAAAATGAATTCCATCTTTTATTACATGAGAAAGAGGATAAGAAGTTTAAGCTCTTTAAGAATAATGAGCATGCACATTCTGTAAAGAAGAATGTTACCAAAGAATGGTATTCTTATACGCACTTTATGAGAAATGGTCTGCCTATAGATTCACTTACAAAGAAACTTACCTTTAAGGATAATAGAGGTGTTGAAAATATTTTTCATTTTGAAAACAGAATATTAAAGAAGGCTTTTTTTATTGAAAACGGACAAAATATTTATCATTTTACCAATAGTGAGTTTCCTTTTGATGCTTCAAAATTACAAGCCCGCATGGCTCTTTTTATGGAAAAGAATTATGATCCAGAAACGATTAATACTTCGGTTTCTGGAGTGTATTTGGTTCATGTTATTCTTGGGAAGGATGGAAGAGTAAAAAAGGCAAAACGCCTTAATAATCTTGAAAAAACCAATGATATTCTCATCCAAAAATTTGTTGATAATTACCTATTACGTCTCCAAAAACAAAAGGGATTAAAGCTTGAAACGTTAACAATTGAAGGGAATCCTGAGCAATTTAGTTTCGTAATCCCTATTGAAATACTTACTCAAAAAGGACTTAGTAATGATTTAAGCCCCCTTATGAACTATGATCATCTATTTATGCATAATAATTTTATAACTCCTAGTTTACCTGTGGGTTTCTAGAATAAAAGAAAAAAGCTTGAAAGGTTTTCATTCTAGAAAGTATGGTGATTCATCGATAGTTCCTACCGTAAACCATTGATTTAATTTAATTTTAAGGTATAAAATTCAAAACCGGTATGAAAGCTATTTATTTTTTCAGTCTTTTGATGTCTATTAATTCAATGGCACAGTTTGGTGATCGTCATATTGTCGATATTCACTCTCGGGGAGCAACAGACATTGTGTATATGGATGCCAATAGCGATGATCTTAAAGATATTATCGTATCTCAAGTGTTTAACCCTTTTAATAAAGTGGTTTACTATCCAAGGATTTCTGATACAACTTTTGGACTCCCAGTTATGATTGACTCTTTGGTGTATCCTCAAAATTTGGCGGTAGGAAAATTTGATGCCGATGATCAAATGGATATTGTTTCCTGTTCAGAATATGAGAAAATTATCAGAGTGTATTATCAACAAGCTAATGGAAATTATCAAAAACAAACATTAGACACACTTTCTGGAATTAAAAAAATATATGCCCATAAAATTAGCGGAATAGCTAACGACGAAATAATCGCTTTAAGTGCTGATGAAATCAGAATCTATAATAATCTTAGTCAAACGCTAAGCATTGATACCTTAAAACACACTCAGCTGCAAGATATGAACTGTATGGCTTTTGATGATTATGATGCTGATGGAGATATCGATTTCATAATTGCAGGGAAAAAAATCATGATTTTTGAAAACCAATCAGGGAGTTTTCAATGGGACAGCCTCGCTACAGCAAATATCACAATTCATTCAGAAATAATGGCTGATATTGCCCTAATGGATTATAATAAAGATGGAAATCAAGATTTAATATTTACGCAAAACGAAAATGGAGCTTTGGTATATGCTCTAAATGATGGACAAGGAAATTTTTCTAATCAGCAAGTGGTTAAAACAGGTTTTGGAAGTATTCATGATATTCAAATAGGCGATATTGATACCAATGGTTTTGAGGATATTGCTCTTGTGGATATTGGTGTAAGTAAATTGGAGTGGATTCAATTCTCAAACCAGGGAACAGGAATAAAACAACATATTTTTACTGAAGAATTACCCAAAACCCG
Encoded proteins:
- a CDS encoding CPBP family intramembrane metalloprotease, which encodes MYKTILSIIAIGLIVFLPHAELIPFFGYSIPILFFVWFVLKYSQETFSNIGFSLKLFKSNSILIGGLVAVLILTFMQLIFHPVLEMFVSLEYNDAGLNDTIQGGKLEFFIMVVMGWLIGGFYEEIVFHGFIFTRLEKLFKGKYSSYLSFVITSVIFGVYHIQLGASGLINALVVGAVYLALFLYFKRNLWYSIICHGFYNTMVMTLIYYDYL
- a CDS encoding VCBS repeat-containing protein — its product is MKAIYFFSLLMSINSMAQFGDRHIVDIHSRGATDIVYMDANSDDLKDIIVSQVFNPFNKVVYYPRISDTTFGLPVMIDSLVYPQNLAVGKFDADDQMDIVSCSEYEKIIRVYYQQANGNYQKQTLDTLSGIKKIYAHKISGIANDEIIALSADEIRIYNNLSQTLSIDTLKHTQLQDMNCMAFDDYDADGDIDFIIAGKKIMIFENQSGSFQWDSLATANITIHSEIMADIALMDYNKDGNQDLIFTQNENGALVYALNDGQGNFSNQQVVKTGFGSIHDIQIGDIDTNGFEDIALVDIGVSKLEWIQFSNQGTGIKQHIFTEELPKTRVLELADINGDSQLDIIAADILSFHLYGNEIGIVDNYVDNFNIRYHSFSEISIEGVEGIEFEVFDINGKLLTRKRTYQQFSIENYRNQIVFLAFSNGSYKKLLIR